The following coding sequences lie in one Treponema socranskii subsp. buccale genomic window:
- a CDS encoding ABC transporter substrate-binding protein, with protein sequence MKFNKKGLIAIIIVALIVLISAGAFIIWKAQPKGVVVAVSTLPDSLNPVLEQNTSGLNADELLFDGLVNFEVDKESGSLYSNLALAESIVQNPADKKTYTATLRDVSWHDGNPVTADDVVYSFAAYTDEANDSPKRSYLMSFIKSVSAEDDRTVKIEFINPIPEFRAYPVLTFKIVPSKYNGQKMRVNMRAGENERKFATEPVGTGPFKLATWEIGKWVTFDANGTYFGNTPQMSNLVMTRIIDPIIRMNEMRKGRVNVILETKPTDRADVAKIPNVDINSYIPYAFYEVAINTKLFPNADGRQAMAMALDREMLIPSITDQKSGVILNYGPFPSNLFAANIPEYVDKPMPTFLSYDLAKAKSLASSGGVSGQNAILLYPDSMGEFGDKMASGIVKQLAEIGLNVEAKRTGDKVFDRMVNTEKSFELALMYCEGFDNLYSSLGDWYRSNGSKNVTGIADSKLNSLFDAWEKEIVTANWIDLTLQIDKRICELSPALYLCSLEKDVYSRGLENVAIATDNPFLSAEHWKVK encoded by the coding sequence ATGAAGTTTAACAAAAAAGGCCTTATTGCCATTATTATCGTCGCACTTATCGTACTCATATCGGCAGGTGCATTTATCATCTGGAAAGCACAGCCTAAGGGAGTCGTTGTCGCAGTTTCCACGCTTCCCGATTCATTGAATCCCGTGCTTGAGCAAAATACGTCGGGCTTAAACGCGGATGAGCTTTTGTTCGACGGTCTTGTCAATTTCGAAGTCGATAAAGAAAGCGGCTCTCTCTATTCCAATCTCGCCCTTGCGGAAAGCATCGTGCAGAATCCCGCAGATAAAAAAACCTACACGGCAACGCTGCGGGATGTGTCATGGCACGACGGGAATCCCGTCACTGCCGACGACGTCGTCTATTCGTTTGCCGCATATACCGACGAAGCAAACGATTCTCCCAAACGCAGCTACCTCATGTCGTTTATCAAAAGCGTTTCCGCCGAAGACGACAGAACGGTAAAGATCGAATTCATCAATCCTATACCCGAATTCCGCGCTTACCCCGTATTGACGTTCAAAATCGTTCCGTCGAAATACAACGGACAGAAAATGCGCGTCAATATGCGTGCGGGCGAAAACGAACGCAAGTTCGCAACCGAACCTGTCGGAACGGGTCCCTTTAAACTCGCAACGTGGGAAATCGGTAAATGGGTTACTTTCGATGCGAACGGCACCTATTTCGGAAATACGCCGCAGATGAGCAACCTCGTCATGACGCGTATCATCGACCCGATCATTCGTATGAATGAAATGCGCAAAGGCCGCGTCAACGTCATCCTCGAAACGAAGCCGACCGATCGCGCGGACGTCGCAAAGATCCCGAACGTCGATATCAACTCGTATATCCCGTACGCGTTCTATGAAGTGGCAATCAACACGAAGCTGTTCCCGAACGCCGACGGACGCCAGGCTATGGCTATGGCGCTCGACCGTGAGATGCTCATTCCTTCGATCACCGATCAAAAATCGGGCGTTATCTTAAACTACGGACCTTTCCCGTCGAATCTCTTCGCGGCGAATATTCCCGAATACGTCGACAAACCCATGCCGACGTTCCTCTCCTATGATTTGGCAAAGGCGAAGAGTCTTGCCTCTTCGGGCGGTGTTTCGGGTCAAAACGCTATCCTCCTCTACCCCGACTCTATGGGTGAATTCGGCGATAAAATGGCGAGCGGCATCGTCAAACAGCTTGCCGAAATCGGTTTGAACGTCGAAGCGAAGCGTACCGGCGATAAAGTTTTCGACCGCATGGTAAACACCGAAAAATCGTTCGAACTCGCGCTCATGTACTGCGAAGGTTTCGACAACCTCTATTCGAGCTTGGGCGACTGGTACCGCTCGAACGGTTCGAAAAACGTCACCGGTATCGCGGACAGTAAACTGAACAGCCTTTTCGACGCATGGGAAAAAGAGATCGTTACTGCAAATTGGATCGACCTCACGCTCCAAATCGACAAGCGCATCTGCGAACTTTCACCCGCGCTGTATCTGTGTTCGCTTGAAAAAGACGTATACTCGCGCGGTTTGGAAAATGTCGCGATCGCTACGGATAATCCTTTCCTTTCAGCTGAACACTGGAAGGTCAAATAG
- a CDS encoding YhjD/YihY/BrkB family envelope integrity protein: MKRRHKKRSAKNTVGQLIYLTASFYARNNLYMCAASCAFGFLFSFIPIVMTVLTILVRIIHASPDIIDSVLSRVSEYKTMFDAESFIRALLKMKTFGRLEFVLALFIVLMARKSFAAVMQGMQRIFHKKIKSRALFNHALIVTGELALIFIAAVIILAVFTLRNFFTLSPLSSLPIDLPAKLGISPGTFITLSEFALIFIIVLLAYRYASETKPKLKLCAACSALCTLSFFAAAKLTNEFLNIANYNIIYGVLGGLMVFLLQTYIFFTLFFIFAQVIYIVQFFDPLVLSELYLLPDRDDTKFNSIVKRILFIRPSSVMNEGNVEDYKAGAIIYSKNERSDDSYYVVSGAVRINRNGNLSYCDTGSFFGEETCILDQVRTSEAKAETDCKLMKISAEEFRSLLEINHKTAEKALSHISEYVSHVYGRTETFLL; this comes from the coding sequence ATGAAAAGACGGCATAAAAAACGCTCGGCAAAAAATACGGTCGGTCAGCTCATCTATTTGACGGCGTCGTTTTATGCGCGGAACAATCTCTATATGTGCGCGGCCTCTTGCGCGTTCGGTTTTCTCTTTTCGTTTATCCCGATCGTGATGACGGTGCTCACAATCCTCGTGCGTATCATCCACGCATCGCCGGACATCATCGATTCGGTTTTGTCACGCGTTTCGGAATACAAAACGATGTTCGACGCCGAATCGTTTATACGGGCGCTTTTGAAAATGAAAACGTTCGGCCGGCTCGAATTCGTGCTCGCCCTTTTTATCGTACTCATGGCAAGAAAATCATTTGCCGCGGTTATGCAGGGCATGCAGCGCATCTTTCACAAAAAAATAAAATCCCGCGCGCTTTTCAATCATGCGCTCATCGTCACGGGAGAGCTCGCTCTCATCTTCATCGCTGCGGTAATCATACTCGCGGTTTTTACGTTGAGAAATTTTTTTACGCTTTCGCCGCTGTCATCGCTGCCTATAGATCTTCCTGCAAAACTCGGCATTTCACCCGGTACTTTTATCACTTTATCCGAGTTCGCCCTCATATTTATCATCGTGCTGCTCGCTTACCGCTATGCGTCGGAAACGAAACCGAAACTGAAACTCTGTGCAGCCTGTTCCGCATTGTGCACGCTTTCGTTTTTTGCGGCGGCAAAATTGACAAACGAATTTCTCAATATCGCAAATTACAATATCATCTACGGCGTGCTCGGCGGTCTTATGGTTTTTCTGTTGCAAACGTATATCTTCTTTACGCTGTTTTTTATCTTTGCACAAGTGATTTATATCGTTCAGTTTTTCGATCCGCTCGTTTTGAGCGAATTATATCTCTTGCCCGACCGCGACGACACGAAATTCAATTCGATCGTAAAGCGTATACTTTTCATAAGACCCTCATCCGTCATGAATGAAGGCAACGTCGAAGATTATAAAGCGGGCGCAATTATCTACTCGAAAAACGAGCGCTCCGACGATTCGTATTACGTCGTCAGCGGTGCGGTGCGCATCAACAGAAACGGAAACCTTTCCTACTGCGATACGGGGTCTTTTTTCGGTGAAGAGACGTGCATACTCGATCAAGTGCGCACGTCGGAAGCAAAAGCGGAAACCGACTGTAAACTGATGAAGATTTCGGCCGAAGAGTTTCGAAGTCTCCTCGAAATAAATCACAAAACGGCCGAAAAAGCGCTGTCGCATATCTCCGAATATGTTTCGCACGTTTATGGACGAACGGAAACTTTCCTGCTATAA
- a CDS encoding CTP synthase, whose translation MAKYIFITGGVVSGLGKGIAAASIGLILKSRGYKVVNQKFDPYLNIDPGTMNPYQHGEVFVTDDGAETDLDLGHYERFTDASLSQSSNTTAGRVYLAVLNKEREGGFHGGTVQVIPNITEEILRRMMLSTEETKADVIITEIGGTVGDIESLPFMEAIRQMKYKVGEENCCYIHLTLVPYMKKSQELKTKPTQHSVKELQELGIQPDIIMLRTEEPIDTATRERLASFCNVDTSHVIQNLTARSIYEVPLQMENEGLGNAVCETLSLKNTTPDLAEWQKMVDKFNNPKRKVTIALVGKYVELHDAYLSVAESLVHGGIHNEADVTIDWIGSETLPDDKAALARLKAADGIILPGGFGGRGIEGMVYAAKYARTHKVPYFGICLGMQIQVIEYARNVLGLKDANSSEMDKSTSDPVIDLMPDQSGKILGGTLRLGKYECKIKPGTLAEKAYGAETIWERHRHRYEFNNAYRDRLIQAGLIVSGVNPERDLVEICEAPDHPWMLGVQFHPEFKSRPNRAGPLFREFIKAACDYAEKTKK comes from the coding sequence ATGGCTAAGTATATATTCATCACCGGCGGAGTCGTTTCGGGACTCGGCAAAGGCATCGCTGCGGCATCTATCGGGCTCATCTTAAAAAGCCGAGGATACAAAGTCGTCAATCAAAAATTCGACCCGTACTTGAACATCGATCCGGGAACGATGAATCCCTACCAGCACGGTGAAGTTTTCGTCACCGACGACGGAGCCGAAACCGACCTCGACTTGGGGCACTACGAGCGCTTTACCGACGCTTCTCTTTCCCAATCGTCGAATACGACTGCAGGCCGCGTCTACCTCGCCGTTTTAAACAAAGAGCGCGAAGGCGGATTTCACGGCGGCACGGTGCAGGTCATTCCGAACATCACCGAAGAGATTCTCCGCCGTATGATGCTTTCGACGGAAGAAACGAAAGCCGACGTCATCATTACGGAAATCGGCGGTACCGTCGGCGACATAGAATCGCTGCCGTTTATGGAAGCGATCCGTCAGATGAAATACAAAGTCGGCGAAGAAAACTGCTGCTACATTCACTTGACGCTCGTGCCTTACATGAAAAAATCGCAGGAACTCAAAACGAAGCCGACGCAGCACTCGGTAAAAGAGCTGCAGGAACTCGGCATCCAGCCGGACATCATCATGCTTCGAACCGAAGAACCGATCGATACGGCAACCCGCGAACGGCTCGCCTCTTTTTGCAACGTCGACACGAGCCATGTTATCCAAAACCTCACCGCGAGGTCCATCTACGAAGTGCCGCTCCAAATGGAAAACGAAGGACTCGGAAACGCGGTATGCGAAACGCTCTCCCTTAAAAACACGACGCCCGATCTCGCCGAATGGCAAAAGATGGTCGACAAATTCAATAACCCGAAACGCAAAGTGACGATAGCGCTCGTCGGAAAATACGTCGAACTGCACGACGCCTACCTCTCGGTCGCGGAATCGCTCGTACACGGCGGCATCCACAACGAAGCGGACGTAACGATCGATTGGATCGGATCCGAAACGCTCCCCGACGATAAAGCCGCCCTCGCTCGTTTAAAAGCCGCAGACGGTATCATCCTTCCGGGCGGCTTCGGCGGACGCGGTATCGAAGGCATGGTTTACGCCGCGAAGTACGCGAGAACTCACAAAGTGCCCTACTTCGGCATCTGTCTCGGCATGCAGATCCAAGTCATCGAATACGCGAGGAACGTGCTCGGTTTAAAAGACGCGAACTCTTCGGAGATGGATAAATCGACGAGCGATCCCGTCATCGATTTGATGCCCGACCAAAGCGGAAAGATTCTCGGGGGCACGCTCCGTCTCGGAAAATACGAATGCAAAATAAAGCCGGGTACGCTTGCAGAAAAAGCGTACGGCGCCGAAACGATTTGGGAACGGCACCGTCACCGCTACGAATTCAATAACGCCTACCGCGACAGATTGATACAAGCGGGTCTCATCGTTTCGGGCGTAAACCCCGAGCGCGATTTGGTTGAAATATGCGAAGCGCCCGATCACCCGTGGATGCTCGGCGTACAGTTTCACCCGGAGTTCAAAAGCCGCCCGAACAGAGCGGGGCCTCTCTTCCGCGAATTTATTAAAGCGGCGTGCGATTACGCCGAAAAAACAAAAAAATAA
- the asnS gene encoding asparagine--tRNA ligase — MKPTLIKDLLASKPDGKAVIVCGWVRTVRDSKNLVFIQVNDGSSFASIQLTFDRTSPSSAADVKSIEENLAKANTGASVRAEGLLVPSPASGQAVEVTLEKLTVLGECPSESYPLQKNKMSMEYLRENAHLRARTNTFGAVFRMRNQMAFAVHSFFQENGFQYINAPIITCSDAEGAGEMFQVTTLSLEKIAELGVKAGNAGKKAESASSLVDYSKDFFGKKASLTVSGQLEAETLATALSRVYTFGPTFRAENSNTPRHLSEFWMIEPEMAFFDLDDDMDLAESFIQYLLRWALSKCRDDLEFFDKRIQNGLIAMLEHVAETPFKRISYTEAIEALEKHADKFEYKPFWGCDIQTEHERYLTEQIYKCPVMVYNYPKAIKAFYMKQNDDGKTVKAIDVLVPGIGEIIGGSEREENYDKLLAACNERNMDMSNYTWYLDLRRFGTVPHSGFGLGFERLLRYVTGMSNLRDVIPYPRAPKLADF; from the coding sequence ATGAAACCGACGCTCATAAAAGATCTGCTTGCATCAAAGCCCGACGGAAAAGCCGTCATCGTGTGCGGCTGGGTGAGAACCGTACGCGATTCGAAAAATCTCGTATTCATTCAAGTAAACGACGGCAGCTCGTTCGCATCGATCCAGCTGACTTTCGACCGTACCTCTCCTTCTTCTGCAGCCGACGTGAAATCAATAGAAGAAAACCTCGCAAAAGCGAATACCGGCGCTTCGGTGCGCGCCGAAGGGCTCCTCGTTCCCTCCCCTGCGTCGGGACAGGCGGTCGAAGTGACGCTCGAAAAGCTCACCGTCTTAGGCGAATGTCCGAGCGAGTCCTATCCGCTCCAAAAAAATAAAATGTCTATGGAATATCTCCGCGAAAACGCTCACCTCAGAGCGCGCACGAATACGTTCGGTGCGGTGTTCCGTATGCGCAATCAAATGGCGTTCGCCGTTCACTCGTTTTTTCAGGAAAACGGCTTTCAATATATCAACGCGCCGATCATCACGTGCAGCGACGCCGAAGGCGCGGGCGAAATGTTTCAAGTGACGACGCTGTCGCTCGAAAAGATCGCGGAGCTGGGCGTCAAAGCGGGAAATGCCGGCAAAAAGGCCGAAAGCGCTTCATCCCTCGTCGACTATTCGAAAGACTTTTTCGGTAAAAAAGCGAGCCTCACGGTGAGCGGTCAGCTCGAAGCGGAAACGCTTGCAACCGCCCTTTCCCGCGTGTACACATTCGGACCGACGTTCCGCGCAGAAAATTCGAACACGCCGCGGCATTTGTCCGAATTCTGGATGATAGAACCCGAAATGGCCTTTTTCGATTTGGACGACGATATGGATTTGGCCGAAAGCTTTATCCAATACCTTTTGCGCTGGGCGCTCTCGAAATGCAGGGACGATTTGGAATTTTTCGACAAACGCATTCAAAACGGTCTCATCGCGATGCTCGAACACGTCGCCGAAACGCCGTTTAAGCGGATTTCATACACCGAAGCGATCGAAGCGCTCGAAAAACACGCCGATAAATTCGAATACAAACCGTTTTGGGGCTGCGACATTCAAACCGAACACGAGCGCTACCTCACCGAGCAGATCTACAAATGCCCCGTCATGGTGTACAATTATCCGAAAGCGATCAAAGCGTTTTATATGAAACAAAACGACGACGGCAAAACGGTCAAAGCCATCGACGTCCTCGTCCCGGGTATCGGCGAAATAATCGGCGGAAGCGAGCGTGAAGAAAATTACGACAAATTGCTTGCCGCATGCAACGAACGCAATATGGACATGTCGAATTATACGTGGTACCTCGACTTGCGCAGGTTCGGCACGGTACCGCATTCGGGTTTCGGCCTCGGATTCGAGCGCCTCCTCCGCTACGTTACCGGTATGTCGAACCTCCGCGACGTTATCCCCTACCCGCGTGCGCCGAAACTGGCGGATTTTTAA
- a CDS encoding formylglycine-generating enzyme family protein, which yields MSTSMKRDRLAILLVSVFFVLTNWSAFAKKAEPALVQQEEGYYYGYGKGATAAEAERAGKRDLVESALTAAVRSVNPKASRIQVSDASVKARINDIKPYVQSKKNEPPAVTYRMKIVDWDKKEKVYADALRADLSARLAAGKNKKNPADKVSAALAVLARLVEEGETDLLSAVPDGTELLSRRAEALCTDVEKSLVFTFSTQDGIVNAKTKFSVKVADDSGNAAGGFPIEFIWEAADLPSVMTEEVADVRTLVKTDVLGNASVDFPADANFRSRAVTLTVKTALAKSVPSSAVLKKLDVQTSADAHYVRFDDINAAFPSVVVPAGEFNAGAVPQDTRAQKKEAAHTASTSSYAIGLTPVTNAQYAAFLHTTRAENAPDYFDNPDYNQGKQPVVAVSYAEAEAYAAWLSEQTGSTYRLPTEEEWEKAARAGADIIYPWGDENPTDGKRANYKGNGRFTKTSPVGSFENGNNAWGLVDMSGNVAEWTSSNHGIEGETNLRTVKGGSWMDGPTELRISNFRNINSQNGYADVGFRLVKEVSE from the coding sequence ATGAGTACATCAATGAAACGGGATCGCCTCGCGATTCTTTTGGTTTCCGTTTTTTTTGTTTTAACAAACTGGTCGGCTTTTGCAAAAAAAGCGGAACCTGCTTTGGTACAACAAGAAGAAGGTTATTACTACGGCTACGGTAAAGGAGCTACCGCAGCTGAAGCCGAGCGTGCCGGAAAGCGCGATCTCGTCGAAAGCGCGCTGACCGCCGCTGTCCGCTCCGTAAATCCGAAAGCGTCGAGAATACAGGTAAGCGACGCATCGGTTAAAGCCCGCATCAACGATATCAAGCCCTACGTTCAATCGAAAAAGAATGAGCCTCCGGCAGTTACGTATCGGATGAAAATCGTCGATTGGGACAAAAAAGAAAAAGTATACGCCGACGCGCTCCGCGCCGATTTAAGCGCCCGCCTTGCTGCGGGTAAAAACAAAAAGAACCCCGCGGACAAAGTTTCGGCAGCCCTCGCGGTCCTCGCGAGATTGGTCGAAGAAGGAGAAACGGATCTGCTTTCCGCCGTACCCGACGGTACGGAACTGCTTTCGCGCAGAGCCGAAGCGTTGTGCACCGATGTCGAAAAAAGCCTCGTCTTTACGTTTTCGACGCAAGACGGCATCGTCAATGCAAAGACGAAATTTTCGGTAAAGGTTGCGGACGATTCGGGCAATGCGGCAGGCGGATTCCCGATTGAGTTTATATGGGAAGCTGCCGATCTTCCTTCGGTTATGACGGAAGAAGTCGCCGACGTGCGCACGCTTGTTAAAACCGACGTGCTCGGCAACGCATCCGTCGATTTCCCCGCCGATGCAAACTTCCGCAGCAGAGCGGTAACGCTTACGGTGAAGACGGCATTGGCAAAGTCCGTTCCGTCATCCGCGGTTTTGAAAAAACTCGACGTACAAACGTCCGCCGATGCGCACTATGTCCGTTTCGACGACATCAACGCGGCGTTCCCGTCGGTCGTCGTTCCCGCAGGCGAGTTCAATGCCGGAGCGGTTCCTCAGGATACCCGCGCACAGAAAAAAGAAGCGGCTCACACGGCTTCAACTTCTTCCTACGCCATAGGCTTGACGCCCGTGACGAACGCGCAGTATGCGGCTTTCCTGCACACGACGAGAGCCGAAAACGCTCCCGATTATTTCGACAATCCCGATTACAATCAGGGAAAGCAGCCGGTCGTCGCCGTCAGCTATGCTGAAGCCGAAGCATACGCCGCGTGGCTTTCCGAACAAACGGGTTCGACCTATCGCCTTCCGACCGAAGAAGAATGGGAAAAAGCCGCTCGCGCCGGTGCCGACATCATCTATCCGTGGGGAGATGAAAATCCGACCGACGGAAAACGCGCAAATTACAAAGGCAACGGCAGATTTACAAAGACTTCCCCCGTCGGCTCGTTTGAAAACGGCAACAACGCATGGGGTCTTGTCGATATGTCCGGCAACGTCGCCGAATGGACATCGTCGAATCACGGTATCGAAGGAGAGACGAATCTTCGCACCGTCAAAGGCGGATCATGGATGGACGGTCCGACGGAATTACGCATTTCCAATTTCCGCAATATCAACAGTCAAAACGGATATGCCGATGTCGGCTTCCGTTTAGTTAAGGAGGTTTCAGAATGA
- the ttdB gene encoding L(+)-tartrate dehydratase subunit beta — MVEIKNGKKILTTPISDADLTDIHIGDILYLNGSLTTCRDVAHRRLVEEHRPLPVDVKNNAIIHAGPIIRPLENDTFEMVSIGPTTSMRMEKFEKEFVEQTGVKLIVGKGGMGSNTEYACKTFKCLHCVIPAGNAVVAAVAVEKIVCAQWRDLGMPETLWNCRVKEFGPLIVSIDTYGKNYFEEQKIIYNRRKEKAIEEISKNVKFIK; from the coding sequence ATGGTAGAAATAAAAAACGGAAAAAAGATCCTCACAACGCCGATCAGCGACGCCGACCTTACCGATATTCATATCGGCGATATACTTTATTTAAACGGAAGTTTAACGACATGCCGTGATGTCGCGCACAGACGCCTGGTAGAAGAGCACAGACCTCTTCCGGTAGACGTAAAAAACAACGCGATTATCCACGCCGGGCCGATTATCCGTCCCCTTGAAAACGATACCTTTGAAATGGTCTCCATAGGTCCGACGACTTCCATGCGTATGGAAAAATTTGAAAAGGAATTTGTCGAACAAACCGGCGTAAAGCTCATCGTCGGAAAAGGCGGCATGGGATCCAATACGGAATATGCATGCAAAACATTTAAATGCCTGCACTGCGTCATTCCCGCAGGAAACGCCGTCGTCGCAGCCGTAGCGGTTGAAAAAATCGTGTGTGCGCAATGGCGAGATTTGGGTATGCCCGAAACTTTGTGGAACTGTCGTGTAAAAGAATTCGGTCCTCTCATCGTTTCAATCGATACCTACGGAAAAAACTATTTCGAAGAACAGAAAATTATCTATAATCGGCGAAAAGAAAAAGCCATTGAGGAAATAAGCAAAAATGTTAAATTCATCAAATAA
- the ttdA gene encoding L(+)-tartrate dehydratase subunit alpha: MSNEEQVRRLTRYMANFVSHIAKKLPDDVIAKLDDLRKKEDSPLAKVIYETMARNQKLAAELDRPSCQDTGVLQFWVKCGTRFPLIDDLEALLKEAVIIATEEAPLRHNSVETFDEYNTGKNVGKGTPTVWWDIIPHSDTCEIYAYMAGGGCTLPGHAMVLMPGEGYEGVTKFVLDRMTSYGLNACPPLLVGVGIATSVETAALLSKKALMRPIGSHNENERAAKMERLLEDGINAIGLGPQGMGGNYSVMGVHIENTARHPSTIGVAVNVGCWSHRRGHIVFDKALNYTIDTHSGVTL, encoded by the coding sequence ATGAGTAATGAAGAACAAGTACGAAGATTAACGCGTTATATGGCAAATTTCGTATCGCATATTGCCAAAAAACTTCCGGATGATGTGATCGCAAAACTTGACGATCTGAGAAAAAAAGAAGATTCGCCGTTGGCAAAAGTTATCTACGAAACAATGGCACGCAATCAAAAGCTGGCTGCCGAACTTGATAGACCAAGCTGTCAGGATACCGGTGTTCTGCAATTTTGGGTAAAGTGCGGCACCCGTTTCCCGCTTATCGACGACTTGGAAGCGCTTTTGAAAGAAGCCGTGATCATCGCTACCGAAGAAGCGCCGCTGCGCCACAATTCCGTAGAAACCTTTGACGAATACAATACCGGCAAAAATGTCGGTAAAGGAACGCCGACCGTATGGTGGGACATCATTCCGCATTCGGATACCTGCGAAATTTATGCGTATATGGCAGGCGGCGGCTGTACGCTTCCGGGGCACGCGATGGTTTTAATGCCCGGCGAAGGATACGAGGGCGTGACGAAATTTGTTCTCGACCGCATGACGTCTTACGGGCTTAACGCCTGTCCGCCGCTTTTGGTGGGAGTAGGAATTGCGACATCCGTAGAAACCGCCGCCCTGCTGTCGAAAAAAGCCCTTATGCGTCCGATAGGGAGCCATAACGAAAACGAAAGAGCCGCAAAGATGGAACGGCTTTTGGAAGACGGAATAAATGCGATCGGACTCGGTCCGCAGGGGATGGGCGGAAACTATTCCGTTATGGGCGTGCACATTGAAAATACGGCGCGTCACCCTTCTACGATCGGCGTCGCCGTAAATGTGGGCTGCTGGTCGCATCGCCGCGGTCATATCGTTTTTGACAAAGCGCTCAACTACACTATCGATACGCACTCGGGCGTAACACTCTAG
- a CDS encoding SLC13 family permease: MNIPALITIGFLLAAIVLFITELVPLGVTSMLICIGLILTGVLDVKTAFSGFINNNVILFVAMFIVGGALFETGMANAIGGIVTRFAKSERMLIVAIMVIVGLMSGVLSNTGTAAVLIPVVIGIASKSGYSRSKFLLPLVFAAAMGGNLSLIGAPGNMIAQSTIQKAIEDGSLAAGSEFGFFEYGITGLPILVAGIVFYATIGFKLLPDNGATEDSDSIFDEQPDYSAVPLWKKAMSLIILVLTLIAMIFEKMIGIKLAVSGCIGALLLIITRTITEKQALKSIDLRTIFLFGGTLSLASALQKTGAGGLIAEKVVGLMGSHPSPLLLTFVVFLLCCILTNFMSNTATTALMAPICYSIAVNMGADPRAVLMACVIGGSCAYATPIGMPANTMVLGAGGYKFTDYVKAGAPLIVIATVVSMIVLPLAFPFFPN; the protein is encoded by the coding sequence ATGAATATCCCTGCGCTCATTACAATCGGATTTTTGCTTGCGGCGATTGTCTTATTTATCACGGAGTTAGTCCCTTTAGGTGTCACTTCGATGCTTATATGCATAGGACTTATTTTAACCGGCGTCCTCGATGTAAAAACGGCATTCTCGGGATTTATAAACAATAACGTCATTCTCTTTGTCGCCATGTTCATCGTCGGCGGAGCACTGTTTGAAACAGGCATGGCAAACGCTATCGGAGGAATCGTTACGCGGTTTGCAAAATCGGAGCGAATGCTCATCGTCGCAATTATGGTTATTGTCGGCCTTATGAGCGGTGTTCTCTCCAATACGGGAACCGCGGCCGTTCTGATCCCCGTCGTCATCGGCATCGCTTCCAAATCAGGGTATTCCAGATCAAAATTTTTATTGCCGCTGGTATTTGCCGCCGCCATGGGCGGAAATCTTTCTTTAATCGGTGCGCCCGGCAATATGATCGCACAGTCTACCATTCAAAAAGCGATCGAAGACGGATCTCTTGCAGCGGGTTCGGAATTCGGATTTTTCGAATACGGGATCACGGGTCTTCCTATTCTTGTCGCCGGCATCGTCTTCTATGCGACCATCGGCTTTAAACTGCTGCCCGACAACGGCGCGACGGAAGACAGTGACAGCATTTTTGACGAACAACCCGATTACAGCGCAGTTCCGTTATGGAAAAAAGCTATGTCTCTTATAATTTTGGTTCTCACGCTTATTGCGATGATCTTTGAAAAAATGATAGGGATAAAACTTGCCGTTTCCGGTTGTATCGGAGCGCTTCTTTTGATTATTACTCGTACGATCACGGAAAAACAGGCGTTAAAATCGATCGACCTTAGGACGATATTTTTGTTCGGCGGCACTCTTTCTCTTGCATCCGCGTTACAAAAGACCGGCGCGGGCGGGCTTATCGCAGAAAAAGTCGTCGGACTTATGGGCTCTCACCCTTCTCCGCTTTTGCTGACTTTCGTCGTATTCCTCTTATGTTGTATTTTGACCAACTTTATGTCGAATACGGCGACAACCGCGCTTATGGCTCCGATCTGCTATTCGATTGCCGTAAATATGGGAGCCGATCCGAGGGCAGTCCTCATGGCGTGCGTAATCGGCGGTTCGTGCGCGTATGCGACGCCGATCGGTATGCCCGCAAACACAATGGTACTGGGCGCCGGCGGATACAAATTTACGGATTACGTAAAGGCGGGAGCGCCTCTTATCGTCATTGCAACGGTTGTAAGCATGATTGTCCTTCCTCTTGCCTTTCCGTTTTTTCCGAATTGA